One segment of Gemmatimonadota bacterium DNA contains the following:
- a CDS encoding DMT family transporter has protein sequence MRRKTQDVSSPLRLPQKQAYLYAISAVFLWSTAATAFKLSLRVLDPIQLLFYAVLASSIVLGLIIVAQGKWSAVFLCTRRQYLQSLGLGLLNPCAYYLVLLRAYDLLPAQEAQPLNYTWAIALALLSIPLLKQKLTLWDVIGGTVSYAGVFVISTRGDIMEFRFSNPLGVGLALFSSFLWALYWIFNKRDTRDPVVGMFLNFVFALPFVLIICIAFSDMRINIQGLGGAIYVGLFEMGITFVLWLSAMKLTDHTARIGNLIFLSPFLSLFFIHFLVGEDILPSTYVGLTLIIAGLIVQQKKPESVA, from the coding sequence GTGAGACGTAAGACGCAAGACGTAAGCTCCCCCTTGCGTCTCCCCCAAAAACAGGCATATCTCTACGCAATTTCTGCTGTTTTTCTGTGGTCAACGGCGGCCACTGCATTTAAATTATCTCTACGCGTTTTAGACCCCATTCAACTTTTGTTCTACGCTGTCCTTGCGTCGTCCATTGTTCTGGGCCTGATTATAGTGGCTCAGGGCAAATGGTCGGCGGTTTTTTTATGTACGCGACGGCAGTATTTGCAATCGCTCGGATTGGGGTTGCTCAATCCATGTGCCTACTATCTGGTATTGCTGCGCGCTTATGACCTGCTGCCCGCTCAGGAAGCACAACCTCTGAATTACACCTGGGCAATAGCACTGGCCCTGTTGTCCATTCCCCTTTTAAAACAAAAATTGACCCTGTGGGATGTAATCGGCGGGACGGTGAGTTATGCGGGGGTATTTGTAATTTCTACTCGAGGCGATATAATGGAATTTAGATTTTCCAATCCCCTGGGAGTGGGACTGGCTCTTTTCAGCAGCTTTTTGTGGGCACTGTACTGGATCTTCAACAAACGGGACACGCGAGACCCGGTTGTGGGAATGTTTTTGAATTTTGTTTTCGCATTGCCTTTTGTGCTGATAATCTGCATCGCATTTTCAGATATGCGGATCAATATACAGGGATTAGGCGGCGCTATTTACGTCGGCTTATTTGAAATGGGCATCACATTTGTCCTCTGGTTGTCGGCGATGAAGCTTACCGATCACACGGCGCGAATCGGAAATTTGATTTTTTTATCCCCATTCTTATCGCTCTTCTTTATCCACTTTTTGGTGGGAGAAGATATATTGCCCTCCACTTACGTCGGGCTGACGTTGATCATCGCGGGCTTGATTGTACAGCAAAAAAAGCCCGAAAGCGTTGCTTGA
- a CDS encoding gamma-glutamyl-gamma-aminobutyrate hydrolase family protein (Members of this family of hydrolases with an active site Cys residue belong to MEROPS family C26.): MPRPIIGITTSFLSKSKQQSLNHEYVIAVERAGGCPLILPMTEEQETLAPLFALLNGLIITGGPGITQGLVGKLPKDLPAVAPTRYENDIRAFEYAQKKQMPVLGICYGMQFINAQFGGTIYADIQIQCDVDPHSPRRTEDSVYHPVSLNPNSHLSSILGKTECTTNSFHLQGLETVGSELNISARSEDRVIEGIETPDGRIIGVQFHPEKMPNTTFDRIFDHLLIQAQAMS, encoded by the coding sequence ATGCCACGTCCGATAATCGGTATTACGACCAGCTTTCTTTCTAAGAGTAAACAGCAATCGCTCAATCACGAGTATGTGATTGCGGTGGAACGCGCGGGTGGTTGTCCTCTTATTCTGCCTATGACAGAGGAACAGGAAACGCTCGCACCGCTGTTTGCCTTGCTCAATGGCCTGATTATTACTGGCGGCCCCGGTATTACGCAAGGTCTGGTTGGCAAGCTGCCCAAAGACCTGCCCGCGGTTGCGCCCACGCGCTATGAAAATGATATTCGCGCTTTTGAATACGCGCAAAAAAAACAGATGCCCGTTTTAGGCATTTGCTATGGCATGCAATTTATCAATGCTCAATTTGGCGGCACGATCTATGCCGATATTCAAATACAATGCGATGTCGATCCGCATTCACCCAGGCGCACAGAAGATTCCGTTTATCACCCGGTTTCGCTCAATCCCAATTCCCATCTCTCGTCCATTCTGGGCAAAACCGAATGTACGACCAATAGCTTTCACCTGCAAGGACTCGAGACGGTTGGGAGTGAACTCAATATAAGTGCCCGCAGTGAAGATCGAGTTATAGAGGGCATCGAAACGCCAGATGGCCGCATTATCGGTGTGCAATTTCACCCCGAAAAAATGCCCAATACGACCTTCGATCGCATCTTTGACCACTTGCTTATACAAGCTCAGGCCATGTCCTAA
- a CDS encoding FtsQ-type POTRA domain-containing protein: MSEYKPIYISHRSKNIQEAVNTILYTAPAPQKRPRKLARWVIVMTLMSLLGVGIQNAYSSLTDSDFFLMTHIRVLGNALISEAEVIALSQLQVGTNLFACDITSVTERVAQHPMVKKVLLHREPPETLVISIEERQPVGLLNTPNGLMGLDESGKIFPLSPAAQVDLPILTGVDLQRDKDGSWASALAKFVTELQIHTPAFWREISEICTDSPHSATVYLVADDLALRMRFENPDKQIRNFRAYTQATSGLGTDLAYIDLRYRDQVVVGRRQ, translated from the coding sequence ATGTCTGAGTATAAACCAATCTACATATCTCACAGGTCTAAAAATATACAGGAGGCGGTAAACACGATCCTGTACACAGCGCCTGCACCGCAGAAGCGGCCCCGAAAACTCGCGCGCTGGGTAATTGTTATGACACTGATGAGCCTGCTGGGTGTGGGCATCCAAAATGCCTATTCATCGCTGACAGATTCAGATTTCTTTCTCATGACACATATTCGGGTTCTCGGCAACGCTCTGATATCTGAAGCTGAAGTAATAGCCCTTTCGCAATTGCAGGTGGGCACAAATCTTTTTGCCTGTGATATAACATCTGTAACAGAACGCGTGGCACAACACCCGATGGTCAAAAAGGTGTTGCTGCACAGAGAACCACCGGAAACACTCGTCATTAGCATTGAGGAACGCCAGCCTGTTGGGCTGTTGAACACGCCTAATGGTTTGATGGGGCTGGATGAGTCTGGCAAAATTTTCCCTCTGTCTCCTGCTGCGCAGGTGGATTTGCCCATTCTGACAGGTGTTGATTTGCAACGAGATAAGGATGGCTCCTGGGCAAGTGCTCTGGCGAAATTTGTGACGGAATTGCAAATCCACACACCGGCGTTTTGGCGTGAAATTTCAGAAATTTGCACGGACAGTCCCCATTCTGCTACGGTTTATCTGGTGGCTGATGATCTGGCCCTCAGAATGCGTTTTGAAAATCCCGATAAGCAGATTCGGAATTTTCGCGCCTACACTCAGGCCACATCTGGACTTGGCACAGACCTCGCGTATATTGACCTGCGCTATAGAGATCAAGTCGTTGTGGGTAGGCGGCAGTAG
- a CDS encoding phytanoyl-CoA dioxygenase family protein has translation MDAGDRVAVEAAWKNGVGVLHNLLSQDELDAIRRELEQAYLDMDMGPGEPGSRDSLRNEPLLNYPALGRLFSHPRILGIVSAILDEPRPFLLQMKTNRYTPEHKGVGRHSDGNPTELAAPFQWLSTMIYLDDIDVNSGALTHVPGTHLYHFASACDPGRILPTKEDIQEGDYIPIELKAGSVVFRVPEVWHGVVPIHRLRRYITGLYTSRKKGNAPIKERIQGVRKSRKQIPETSIPEHARKYWRY, from the coding sequence ATGGACGCTGGAGACAGAGTGGCTGTTGAAGCCGCATGGAAGAACGGCGTGGGCGTCTTGCACAACTTGCTCTCGCAAGATGAACTGGATGCAATCCGCCGGGAGTTAGAACAGGCGTACCTGGATATGGATATGGGACCGGGTGAACCTGGCAGCCGGGACAGTCTGCGAAATGAACCGCTATTAAATTATCCCGCTCTGGGCAGATTATTTTCCCATCCCCGCATTCTGGGAATCGTATCGGCAATTCTGGATGAGCCGCGGCCTTTTCTCTTGCAAATGAAAACCAACCGGTACACACCAGAACACAAAGGCGTGGGACGGCATTCAGACGGCAACCCGACGGAACTCGCCGCGCCTTTTCAGTGGCTGTCAACAATGATTTATCTGGACGATATCGACGTCAATTCCGGAGCGTTGACCCACGTGCCGGGCACGCATCTGTACCATTTTGCATCTGCGTGCGACCCGGGCCGAATACTGCCCACAAAGGAAGATATTCAGGAAGGTGACTACATCCCAATCGAACTGAAAGCAGGTAGCGTCGTCTTTCGCGTACCAGAGGTCTGGCACGGCGTAGTGCCCATCCACCGATTGCGGCGATATATCACTGGTTTGTACACATCTCGAAAAAAGGGAAATGCGCCGATCAAAGAGCGGATACAAGGGGTTCGAAAAAGCCGAAAGCAAATCCCGGAGACATCCATACCCGAACACGCCAGGAAATACTGGCGGTATTGA
- the ftsA gene encoding cell division protein FtsA, whose amino-acid sequence MDRIVGLDIGSTKICAVVAEVEDDGTPKITGLGSSPSQGLKRGVVINVEKTVQSIRAAIEEAQKMSGTRIGAVYAGIAGDHIRSVNTRAVVAVSGPDNEITANDEERAIEAAKAVSIPMDREIVHVLPQSFVVDDQPGIKDPIGMSGVRLEVDVHIVTGAVTSAQNICKSIRRAGVEVVDLVLEPIASSYAVLTPDEEEMGVALVDVGGGTTDLAVFYDGAIRHTAVVGLGGANVTNDMAIGLRTPWKQAETMKRENGCALQSLVRPNDMVEVPGVAGRPSRTVSRTKMAAIIEARMEEIFGHINQEIRRTDYADLLGAGIVLTGGGSMLQGCAELAKEIFDSPVTIGKPRGIVGRANAVSEPLYATAVGLVQFGLFHQNGNFISDDGVFHNSIFGRMKNWIQNFF is encoded by the coding sequence ATGGATCGAATTGTTGGACTCGACATTGGCTCCACCAAGATCTGTGCTGTTGTAGCTGAAGTGGAAGATGACGGCACGCCCAAAATTACGGGCCTGGGCAGTAGCCCTTCTCAGGGCCTCAAGCGCGGTGTGGTGATCAATGTGGAAAAGACCGTACAATCTATCCGTGCAGCTATAGAAGAAGCGCAGAAAATGTCGGGCACGCGCATCGGTGCTGTTTATGCGGGCATTGCCGGAGATCATATTCGCAGCGTGAACACGCGAGCGGTTGTGGCCGTTTCGGGACCGGACAATGAGATTACGGCCAATGATGAAGAACGCGCAATTGAAGCAGCCAAAGCAGTATCTATTCCCATGGATCGAGAAATTGTTCATGTGCTGCCGCAGTCTTTTGTAGTTGACGATCAGCCCGGTATTAAAGACCCCATTGGCATGTCGGGTGTGAGACTCGAAGTCGATGTACATATTGTAACCGGCGCCGTAACTTCAGCGCAGAATATCTGCAAAAGTATCCGTCGTGCAGGTGTAGAGGTGGTGGACCTCGTGCTCGAACCCATTGCTTCGAGTTATGCGGTATTAACACCTGACGAAGAGGAAATGGGCGTGGCACTGGTCGATGTAGGAGGTGGCACGACCGATCTCGCGGTGTTTTACGATGGTGCTATTCGCCATACAGCCGTTGTGGGATTGGGAGGGGCAAATGTGACAAACGATATGGCTATTGGTTTGCGCACGCCCTGGAAACAAGCCGAAACCATGAAACGAGAAAACGGCTGTGCATTGCAATCGCTGGTCAGGCCCAACGATATGGTCGAAGTGCCGGGTGTTGCCGGACGACCTTCTCGCACGGTGTCCCGGACAAAAATGGCCGCGATTATTGAGGCGCGCATGGAAGAAATTTTTGGACACATAAATCAGGAGATTCGCCGCACCGACTATGCCGACTTACTGGGAGCGGGCATCGTGCTCACAGGTGGGGGTTCAATGCTCCAGGGTTGTGCTGAACTGGCCAAAGAAATTTTTGACTCGCCCGTGACTATTGGCAAACCCCGAGGAATAGTGGGACGGGCCAATGCCGTGAGCGAACCGCTCTATGCCACCGCTGTTGGGCTGGTGCAATTTGGGCTATTTCACCAAAATGGCAATTTTATATCCGATGACGGCGTTTTTCACAATTCAATTTTTGGTCGTATGAAAAACTGGATTCAGAACTTTTTTTAA
- a CDS encoding Gfo/Idh/MocA family oxidoreductase: protein MGSYRGAVIGCGRIGSTIDDEHVNRPQFRYPWAHAPAMIEAKGIDLIAASDLYVEQLDDFKSRWGVTALYTDYREMIAKEKPDIVSVTTRAEERAEVVTGVAEAGVKAIYATKPICRSLAEADAMIDVCRKNGVMLAIACHKNWSPWFHACLNSIRSGMIGNFSSMICNYGWRLSRGHSHTLALFRLFAGTPARWVFGNMNSDEEARGDSDLSGTGMIRYENGIRGFLSTGGWLNIDFVGSDGWISARNEHADFEMWTRHHETREPIRRQFPNPKRPRSSQQAAIEGLVENLNEGTEPLCPGEFGREALEIAIALRESHRRGGEKMELPLEDRSLTILA from the coding sequence ATGGGATCTTATCGGGGAGCTGTTATTGGATGTGGGCGGATTGGCAGTACTATTGATGATGAGCACGTAAATAGGCCCCAGTTTCGATATCCCTGGGCACATGCGCCCGCGATGATCGAAGCGAAGGGGATTGATCTGATTGCAGCTTCGGATCTTTACGTGGAGCAACTGGACGATTTCAAAAGTCGATGGGGCGTAACGGCACTTTATACCGATTACCGCGAGATGATCGCCAAAGAGAAGCCAGATATCGTCAGTGTGACGACACGGGCAGAGGAACGTGCAGAGGTCGTCACAGGGGTGGCGGAGGCAGGTGTTAAGGCGATTTATGCAACCAAGCCGATATGCCGTAGTCTGGCGGAAGCAGACGCGATGATCGATGTGTGTCGGAAGAATGGGGTTATGCTCGCTATTGCCTGTCACAAAAATTGGAGTCCGTGGTTCCACGCATGTCTAAATTCAATCCGAAGCGGCATGATTGGGAATTTCTCTTCGATGATCTGCAATTATGGCTGGCGGCTCTCACGCGGTCACAGCCATACGCTGGCTCTGTTTCGTCTTTTTGCCGGGACACCTGCCAGGTGGGTATTTGGGAATATGAATAGTGATGAAGAGGCCCGCGGCGACAGCGATCTTTCAGGAACAGGGATGATTCGATACGAGAATGGCATCCGCGGATTTCTGAGTACCGGAGGATGGTTGAATATTGACTTTGTGGGAAGCGATGGATGGATAAGTGCCCGGAATGAACACGCAGATTTTGAGATGTGGACCAGGCATCACGAGACGAGAGAACCGATTCGACGACAATTTCCCAATCCCAAAAGACCTCGCAGTTCACAACAGGCCGCTATTGAAGGACTTGTCGAGAATCTAAATGAGGGCACAGAGCCGCTTTGTCCGGGAGAGTTTGGACGAGAAGCGCTGGAAATTGCCATTGCGTTGCGAGAATCGCATCGTCGCGGTGGAGAGAAGATGGAATTACCGCTCGAAGATCGAAGTCTGACCATTCTGGCGTAA
- a CDS encoding rhodanese-like domain-containing protein, with amino-acid sequence MTAFSRVCETPPASPDKIQEYFSYKLRCETDPFDVNADLENGIDSFEFIDVRSKEDYLNGHAAGAIHIDHNDMTEARMAEFPKDRLLVVYCWGPGCNGATKAAVKLSALGFSVKEMIGGITYWKEEGYPVISGV; translated from the coding sequence ATGACAGCTTTTTCCCGCGTTTGTGAAACACCACCTGCTTCGCCTGATAAGATACAAGAATACTTCTCATATAAGTTGCGATGCGAGACCGATCCATTTGATGTGAATGCGGATCTGGAAAATGGAATCGATAGTTTTGAGTTTATTGATGTGCGCAGTAAAGAAGACTATCTCAACGGTCACGCTGCTGGGGCTATTCACATTGATCACAATGATATGACCGAAGCGCGAATGGCCGAGTTTCCCAAAGACCGATTGCTCGTGGTGTACTGCTGGGGACCGGGGTGTAACGGAGCGACAAAAGCCGCTGTGAAATTGAGTGCCTTAGGGTTTTCCGTAAAAGAAATGATCGGCGGGATTACCTATTGGAAAGAGGAAGGATATCCAGTAATATCAGGCGTTTAG
- a CDS encoding sulfatase-like hydrolase/transferase, translating to MSQCPNILILHSDEHSFRFLSARNRDQGGEPCHTPTLDGLIAQGVNFDAAYCQMPLCTPSRISMLTGRHAHRCGAWTNGSILDPDLPTFGSHFQANGYETAVVGKTHLGGSLQHAGFGARPYGDFGGPCSHQPDPLHKTGDGLRTRTVDAGISEVPESLLQENMIARESLAWLREHRHANPDKPWLVYTSFSRPHFPLTAPKRFFDRYYPEGVTPPWVRRTGDSADHPMTVGAIKGFRTEEIAEDEMMKARAAYFAAVDFLDEILGDFLTLLDRDGFLDNTVIVYTSDHGELVGEHGIWWKNTWHEAAAHVPFIFSLPEHRNGSLNAREIRTPVSLADLFPTFCGLAGLNCPDGVDGVDLTNVLKGETSTALDNRAGVITESPNPRWGKGTEFRMIRSKKYKYIAFRDCEDLAFDMETDPDEQRNLLKHDPDNADLKALREAVLDGFNFDEVEALREKQTAELRAKYPARVKMHTPNQILRGDGKLVEVDTPLYAPKVISDDLSRDFDDYPGQ from the coding sequence ATGTCTCAATGTCCGAATATCCTGATTTTGCACAGTGACGAACACAGCTTTCGCTTTTTGTCGGCGCGCAACCGCGACCAGGGTGGTGAACCCTGCCACACACCCACATTGGATGGTTTAATCGCACAGGGCGTCAATTTTGATGCGGCTTATTGTCAGATGCCGCTGTGTACACCAAGCCGCATTTCAATGCTTACAGGGCGGCACGCACATCGGTGTGGCGCGTGGACCAATGGGTCGATCTTAGATCCCGATTTGCCAACTTTTGGCAGTCATTTTCAGGCCAATGGGTATGAAACAGCGGTCGTGGGCAAAACGCATTTGGGCGGATCTTTGCAACACGCCGGATTTGGCGCGCGGCCCTATGGCGACTTCGGTGGCCCCTGTTCCCATCAGCCCGACCCATTGCACAAAACAGGAGATGGTTTGCGGACGCGCACAGTTGATGCGGGAATCAGCGAGGTACCCGAATCGCTCTTACAAGAAAATATGATCGCACGCGAATCGCTTGCGTGGCTGCGCGAACATCGCCATGCCAATCCCGACAAGCCCTGGCTGGTCTATACATCATTTAGCCGCCCGCACTTCCCGCTAACCGCGCCAAAGCGGTTTTTCGACCGCTATTATCCCGAAGGGGTAACGCCACCCTGGGTACGCCGCACCGGCGATAGTGCCGACCATCCGATGACAGTGGGCGCAATCAAGGGATTTCGGACCGAAGAGATTGCCGAAGATGAAATGATGAAAGCGCGCGCAGCTTATTTTGCAGCGGTCGATTTTCTGGACGAAATTCTGGGCGATTTTCTAACTTTGCTCGACCGCGATGGATTTTTGGATAACACCGTCATTGTATATACATCCGATCACGGAGAACTGGTGGGCGAACACGGGATATGGTGGAAAAATACATGGCACGAAGCCGCTGCCCATGTGCCTTTTATCTTTTCGCTTCCCGAACACCGCAACGGCAGCCTGAACGCGCGGGAAATACGCACACCCGTAAGCCTCGCCGACCTCTTTCCCACATTTTGTGGATTGGCGGGTTTAAATTGTCCAGATGGGGTGGATGGGGTGGATTTGACGAATGTATTAAAAGGAGAAACGAGTACCGCACTCGATAACCGCGCAGGCGTGATTACCGAATCGCCAAATCCGCGCTGGGGCAAAGGCACGGAGTTCAGGATGATACGCTCCAAAAAGTATAAATATATCGCGTTTCGAGATTGTGAAGACCTCGCCTTTGATATGGAAACCGATCCCGACGAGCAACGCAATTTGCTAAAACACGATCCCGACAATGCCGACTTAAAAGCGTTGCGAGAAGCGGTACTGGATGGATTTAACTTTGACGAAGTAGAAGCCCTGCGCGAAAAGCAAACCGCTGAATTGCGCGCCAAATATCCAGCGCGGGTTAAAATGCACACCCCCAATCAAATTCTGCGGGGCGACGGCAAATTGGTCGAAGTCGATACACCTCTATACGCCCCCAAAGTGATCAGCGACGATCTCTCACGAGACTTTGACGATTATCCCGGTCAATAG
- the ftsZ gene encoding cell division protein FtsZ translates to MVTFSIVDADSQAKIRVVGVGGSGGNAINRMIVSGLQGVEFIAINTDEQDLKLSQAPNCIQIGRNITKGLGAGANPEIGAEAIEENRDEVAEALAGSDMVFVTAGMGGGTGTGAAPTVAEIARDAGALTVGIVSLPFRMEGMPRMRNAQTGIDSLKRSADTVIIIPNQRLLEISSEDTTLTEAFLIADDILLQATRGISDLITIPGEVNLDFNDVRTVMQAGGDALMGTAEASGENRAITAAEKALNSPLLDNVSVAGAQGVLVNISASSELKLFEMDKAVNLITDAVGHEANIIWGTVLDDNLGDEMRVTVIATGFNTDSPQKLNEPNIGISYSKFTPEPTVSTDIPAFIRKIESENTELDTEEEPEKKLEEKPEEKPEEKPKIDTISLNDLQYPTFLRRQKEG, encoded by the coding sequence ATGGTAACTTTTTCAATTGTCGACGCCGATAGCCAGGCCAAAATCCGGGTCGTAGGCGTCGGAGGGTCAGGTGGTAATGCGATCAATCGCATGATTGTGTCGGGATTGCAGGGCGTTGAGTTTATCGCCATCAATACCGACGAACAAGATCTCAAACTTTCACAGGCGCCTAATTGCATTCAAATTGGGCGCAATATCACAAAGGGATTGGGCGCAGGTGCCAATCCCGAAATTGGCGCAGAGGCCATTGAAGAAAATCGCGACGAGGTCGCCGAAGCATTGGCCGGATCCGATATGGTTTTTGTGACCGCAGGCATGGGGGGCGGCACGGGCACGGGTGCAGCGCCCACCGTCGCCGAAATTGCTCGCGATGCAGGTGCGCTCACTGTGGGCATTGTGAGCCTGCCTTTCAGAATGGAAGGCATGCCGCGCATGCGCAATGCTCAAACGGGTATTGATTCCTTGAAAAGATCTGCGGATACAGTGATTATTATTCCCAATCAGCGGCTTTTGGAAATCAGTTCAGAAGACACAACGCTTACAGAGGCGTTTCTCATCGCCGATGATATCTTGTTGCAGGCCACGCGGGGTATTTCCGATTTGATCACCATACCCGGCGAGGTGAATCTCGACTTTAATGACGTGCGTACGGTAATGCAAGCCGGCGGCGATGCGCTGATGGGTACAGCCGAAGCTTCTGGCGAAAATCGAGCGATTACAGCAGCTGAAAAAGCATTGAATAGCCCATTGCTCGACAATGTATCTGTTGCAGGCGCTCAGGGAGTGCTGGTGAATATTTCAGCCAGCAGTGAACTGAAGCTGTTTGAAATGGATAAAGCTGTGAATCTCATAACCGATGCCGTGGGTCACGAAGCCAATATTATATGGGGTACGGTGCTCGATGATAACCTCGGGGACGAAATGCGCGTCACAGTTATTGCCACGGGCTTTAATACCGACTCACCGCAGAAGCTCAATGAGCCCAATATAGGCATTTCTTACTCGAAATTTACACCCGAGCCTACTGTTAGCACAGATATTCCAGCCTTTATACGCAAAATCGAATCTGAGAATACTGAGCTTGATACAGAGGAAGAACCCGAGAAAAAACTCGAGGAAAAACCCGAAGAAAAGCCCGAAGAAAAACCCAAAATCGACACCATATCCCTGAACGATCTACAATACCCTACGTTTCTTCGCAGACAAAAGGAAGGATGA
- a CDS encoding carboxypeptidase regulatory-like domain-containing protein → MLIGYVSDERYVAVPEVLLEFEGEAGSFEARSRATGAVYADLPSGKYRVTLYKPGYGFKTVPLEIPTKAPYQFRLLTDGLLGYMWPKWVQSGQPSEFRVHAVEAYKLSLWRYGWQKELVCPIGWYDEHGPRATMQITPDGDYTQTGIQWNAQGYTSPTHKQYITAPERSGLYYLHAKTESGVFFSFPWIVAPANPSTDVAVLASNINWNAYNNFGGRSNYIHADKFPRRPTVNARMDLKRYTDPRHLLFTSKEYASLSFDRPEPINFIAEDERITDPIEGRSNCHVAPAEWRLLGWLEREGYGYDFYADTQFHSGVLNLDDYRVLIISTHPEYWSADMYYKLKSWVFERGGKLMYLGGNGLNCEVVFTDEYTMVVRNGDKGGGFSHLQKLGLESRFHLFHESEANLLGVTCSETGIMTGAPYRVVDGAHDFFEGTGLETGDIFGEKCLHMRCPGGASGHETDKMTESSPKNAQLLAKGLNPDEGGAEIVYHRTESGGEVFSVGSINYPSSLPVDESISAITKNVLDRFLG, encoded by the coding sequence ATGCTGATTGGATATGTGAGCGATGAACGATATGTGGCAGTGCCAGAGGTGCTGCTGGAGTTTGAAGGCGAGGCGGGGTCATTTGAGGCGCGTTCGCGAGCGACCGGAGCGGTTTATGCGGATTTGCCTTCTGGCAAGTATAGAGTGACTCTTTACAAGCCGGGTTATGGCTTTAAGACAGTACCGCTTGAGATACCGACTAAGGCTCCCTATCAGTTCCGGCTGTTGACCGATGGGCTGCTGGGATATATGTGGCCAAAGTGGGTACAGTCCGGGCAGCCGTCAGAGTTCAGGGTACACGCAGTGGAGGCGTACAAGCTGTCGCTGTGGCGGTATGGATGGCAAAAAGAGTTGGTGTGTCCAATTGGATGGTACGATGAACACGGCCCCCGGGCGACGATGCAAATTACGCCGGATGGGGATTATACGCAGACCGGTATTCAATGGAATGCACAGGGTTATACCAGCCCGACACACAAGCAATATATAACAGCACCCGAACGGTCGGGCTTGTATTATTTGCACGCCAAAACGGAGTCGGGTGTGTTTTTTTCGTTTCCGTGGATTGTCGCACCGGCAAATCCGAGTACCGACGTTGCAGTGCTGGCTTCGAATATAAACTGGAATGCGTATAATAATTTTGGGGGGCGTAGCAATTACATCCACGCTGATAAATTTCCGCGCAGACCCACCGTGAATGCGCGAATGGATCTCAAGAGATATACGGACCCCAGGCATTTGCTTTTTACTTCAAAGGAATATGCATCGCTGTCGTTCGACCGACCTGAACCGATCAATTTTATTGCAGAGGATGAGCGGATTACTGATCCGATTGAGGGGCGGTCCAACTGCCATGTCGCCCCAGCGGAGTGGCGGTTGCTGGGGTGGTTGGAGCGGGAGGGATATGGATACGATTTTTATGCGGATACGCAGTTCCATTCCGGGGTATTGAATTTGGACGATTACCGGGTTTTGATCATCAGCACGCATCCGGAGTATTGGTCTGCGGATATGTACTACAAGCTGAAGTCCTGGGTGTTTGAGCGGGGCGGCAAGCTGATGTATCTGGGGGGGAATGGTCTGAATTGCGAGGTGGTGTTTACGGACGAATATACGATGGTAGTGCGAAATGGAGATAAAGGCGGGGGGTTTAGCCATCTACAGAAGTTGGGATTGGAGAGTCGATTCCATCTGTTTCACGAGTCAGAGGCGAATCTGCTGGGTGTAACCTGTTCGGAGACGGGTATTATGACTGGCGCGCCTTATCGGGTGGTGGATGGGGCGCACGATTTCTTTGAAGGGACTGGCCTGGAGACGGGAGATATTTTTGGAGAGAAGTGTCTGCATATGCGGTGTCCGGGCGGTGCATCTGGACACGAAACGGATAAGATGACAGAGAGTTCGCCAAAAAACGCACAACTGCTGGCCAAAGGCTTAAACCCCGATGAAGGGGGCGCGGAGATCGTATATCACCGCACCGAGAGCGGGGGAGAGGTGTTTTCGGTAGGGTCGATCAATTATCCCAGTTCGCTGCCGGTGGATGAGTCTATTTCAGCGATTACAAAGAATGTGCTGGATCGCTTTTTGGGTTGA